TGCCCTTGCTGGGCGGTTCGGCCGCATCACCATCCCCTGCGGACGCCGAGGCGCTGCCCTCTACGCCGCCGGCTCCCGAAGCAAAAGACCCGGCCCGGGAGTTACCACCCGTCCCTGCCCAGGCCCCTGCGGCGCAAAAACCTGCGCCGACGCCCATCATGCAGACACCGGTCAAGCACAGTCCTCCCAAACAGACCCCGCCTGCGCAAGCCTTTGCCGAGCAGCCCGACCTCGGAAAAAAAGCCCAGAATCCGCAGCAACTCGGCGCCGACATTGCAAATGCGAAATTACCAGAAGAGCCCGCCTTGGATTCTCCCGGCAATCACGCGGGTGATCCCGAATCCGCAGCGCTTCCAGCCGGAGCCGGCACCCGCGCCCAAGGCACGGACCAAGGAAGCCGCTCCGGCGCATCTGGGGCTGGTGACAACATCGGCACGTCCGGTTCGGACGGCAACATGCACGGCAGGTCCGGAGCGGGAGGCAGCCTGGTCACGTTCGGCACACCCGGCGGTCCGGGCATTGTACGCATGGCCCGGCCAAGATATCCGCACGAAGCCAGGCGCCTGGGCAAGGAAGGCGTAGTGGTCTTGAAACTTTCCCTGGATGAAGCTGGAGCGGTGCACGATGTGAAAGTCGTGCAGGGCGTAGGCTTCGGGCTGGAGGAGGCTTCCCGGGAAGCGGTCCTGCTTTCACGTTTCCGTCCCGCGACCTTGAAGGGCAGACCCGTGGCCTGTCAGGTCATTTTGCCCATCCATTTCAAGTTGCGTTAGGCCGCTCCTTTTCATGGCAGGCTCAGGCCATTGCCAGGAACCTGGACTCTGATCTATGATTTTTCGTCAGGCACCCGGCAAACCGCCCTCCCGCACATATTTCAAGGCAGGTCCAGCATGCGCGAAAGAGTTGAGTGGTCGATACAAGTTCCAATCTTTCGCAACCCGGTCATCCTCAAGCAACTGGGGCTGGCCATCGGCATCCCCTTCGGACTGATTTTCGTGATCATGCTCGCAAGCGGGGCCTCGATCGCAGACCTCCGCTATCCGGCCATCCTCATCGGCCTGCTCTTCTTCCTGACCTGGCTCTTCATCAGAATCGTCTGGGGCGGCAAGTACGACGCCGAATTCGTCATCGACGGCAAGGGGATACGCTGCCGCACCGCCGCGCGTCAGGCCAAACAAAACCGCATCATCAACGGCCTCACCGTCGTGCTCGGTCTGCTTTCGGGAAAGCCTGCGGCGGCAGGAGCCGGAATCCTGGCCCAGTCGCGCCAGGACGTGCTGGTCAAATGGGGGAGCGTCAAAAAAATCAAAGAACTCCCCCACAGCAATACAATCATGGTCTATGGAGGATTTGCCCAGAACATCGCCGTCTTCTGCATTCCGGAAAATTATCAGCAGGTTCGCGAGTATATCACTTCCAAGATCCGACCTG
This DNA window, taken from Desulfomicrobium sp. ZS1, encodes the following:
- a CDS encoding energy transducer TonB, giving the protein MSVVCALLVHALVLAAVGKWLGTGGGGSGGPMLMALELSGGGTGAGRSSGTQTGTDESSLLPLLGGSAASPSPADAEALPSTPPAPEAKDPARELPPVPAQAPAAQKPAPTPIMQTPVKHSPPKQTPPAQAFAEQPDLGKKAQNPQQLGADIANAKLPEEPALDSPGNHAGDPESAALPAGAGTRAQGTDQGSRSGASGAGDNIGTSGSDGNMHGRSGAGGSLVTFGTPGGPGIVRMARPRYPHEARRLGKEGVVVLKLSLDEAGAVHDVKVVQGVGFGLEEASREAVLLSRFRPATLKGRPVACQVILPIHFKLR
- a CDS encoding conjugal transfer protein, whose product is MRERVEWSIQVPIFRNPVILKQLGLAIGIPFGLIFVIMLASGASIADLRYPAILIGLLFFLTWLFIRIVWGGKYDAEFVIDGKGIRCRTAARQAKQNRIINGLTVVLGLLSGKPAAAGAGILAQSRQDVLVKWGSVKKIKELPHSNTIMVYGGFAQNIAVFCIPENYQQVREYITSKIRPGN